Proteins from a single region of Tautonia marina:
- a CDS encoding ABC transporter ATP-binding protein: protein MSHETVIDLQRVSLRFTTYSDKYYSLKRACMDLFLRREQSNQSSFWAISGIDLNIRRGERIGILGANGAGKSTLLRIIAGIYSPTSGRIVVNGRVAPLIELGAGFNFELSGEENVYLNGALLGFDRKQMKARINRIWDFSGLHEFASLPLKYYSTGMLSRLSFAVATEVDPDILLLDETLSVGDASFQSRARERIHQVIDRSNVVVIVSHDMDALSKICTRGLWLDRGVLQADGPIDQVIDSYIRHVGTPASEAATTQEPDRATADAA, encoded by the coding sequence GTGAGTCACGAGACGGTCATCGACCTGCAGCGCGTTTCGCTGCGGTTCACCACCTACAGCGACAAATACTATTCGCTCAAACGCGCCTGCATGGATCTATTCCTCCGTCGCGAGCAGAGCAATCAGTCGTCGTTCTGGGCAATTAGCGGGATCGATCTGAACATTCGTCGTGGTGAACGCATCGGAATTCTTGGAGCCAACGGCGCGGGCAAAAGCACGTTACTCCGTATTATTGCCGGGATCTACTCCCCGACCTCCGGCCGGATCGTGGTCAATGGTCGTGTCGCCCCCTTGATTGAGCTGGGCGCTGGGTTCAACTTTGAACTTTCCGGCGAGGAGAATGTCTATCTCAACGGCGCGTTGCTCGGGTTCGATCGGAAACAGATGAAGGCTCGGATCAACCGGATCTGGGATTTCTCCGGTCTTCATGAGTTCGCATCGCTGCCCTTGAAATACTACTCGACCGGCATGCTCTCCCGGCTCTCGTTTGCAGTCGCCACCGAGGTCGATCCCGACATTTTGCTGCTCGATGAAACCCTCAGCGTGGGCGATGCCTCGTTTCAGAGCAGGGCTCGAGAGCGCATTCATCAGGTGATTGATCGCTCAAACGTGGTGGTGATCGTCTCCCACGATATGGACGCGCTCTCCAAGATTTGCACCAGGGGTCTCTGGCTCGACCGAGGAGTCCTTCAGGCCGACGGCCCCATTGATCAGGTGATCGACTCGTACATTCGTCATGTCGGCACACCCGCATCCGAAGCGGCCACCACCCAGGAACCTGATCGAGCCACGGCCGACGCAGCCTGA